The sequence tctaaaaataaaataatcaaaataaaaaagaatatcagCATGTTTGTGTTCAAACTTCTCTATCCAATAATATCTACATGATGAGTTTCAAATGAGACAGAAAAACTAAAGACAAATGATATGTTACATCTAACTTCAATTCTCAGTCAAAGAAGAAGCCAAAACCTTGTCTCGCCATGAATGAAAACACCATTTTCtagtttaaaaacaaaaaaattaaaagaagtatAATTTCTAAGAACAGAAAACAGCCAAACAAGCTCTAACAATTCTACATACCAATCACCCTACCCTTCTCAAGGCTTATTCATAAATTAGCCAACTCCAGAACAACTTCTCAAGACTGGCATTGAAATCCAATAAACATTGAAACAGAGaatgtatttataaattattagtttctATATTAccaaggaaattaaaaaaagaattagaatGCATCAATTATGTGATATGGGATTTTGATATGGGATTGACTGGaaaaatcaatgaaattaaGTGAGAAGAATACCTTATTCACTACGGCAAATGCAGCTTGAATGGGGTTCATATCCTCATATGGGATTGTCCCTGCCACCATTTCCCATAAAATTAATCCAAAACTGTACACATCAACTTTCCGCCCATAGGATTTATGCTTGATCAACTCAGGTGCCATCCATCGGTAAGTGCCTGGGTCATCTGCCAAAGAATCACAATATGCCTCCTCGCATGCTATACCAAAATCAGCAACTTTCAGGCGGAAGTCTCGATCAATAAGAATGTTTTCAGGCTTTAAGTCCCTATGAATAACACGTTGTGAGTGAATGAATTCCATTCCACATGCTATGTCCAAGGCAATAACAATTAGCTTCTGTAACGGTAGAGATTTATGTTCGAGTTTGTGCAAGTATGCTCTCAAGGAACCCTCTGATAAATATTCGGTGATGACACAATAAACTGGTGGCTTTCTGCATGCTGCTTTGAACTGTGCCattataatggaaaaaaaagataataaataaatacatcagCAAGAAAGGAAACATAAAAGCAGCAACCTTTAACTCATTCAGCATTATCAATTTATCATACTTCTGTTAAGATTTTTGAGTCATGCCCAGTATAGAAACTACATTTACaacttacaaaaaataataataacaagcaAAACGGCATGAATTTTGCGAGAAGCATGTTAACATGACCAACATATCAACAGCAGGAAAAGACGAATGCTTGATTACCTTTATGACATTTTGATGGTGAAGACGAGAGAGAAGATGAACTTCTCTGCTAAACTGTTTCTCTAATCGTGCTGCCAAGGCTCCACTTTCGTCATCATCTGGGACCCTAATAATCTTAACGGCAACAGGTTCATCAAAGTAAATCCCATGGTAAAGCCGGCTATGAGCTCCATGAGCAAATTTAAGCCCAAGAAATAACTGTGACATATCAACACTCCATTCATCTGCTGCTTCCACAGCAGTAACCCTTCCACCAGTATGATCAAAATACTTGGCCCACGGCGATTCCTTCCGGTTCTTCAACTTGTTATTAACTTTCATGGAAGCTAGATGCCTGAGAGGGCTAGTACTCGAGTTCCATGCCTTGGATACATGGGAATCCTTGTGGAAAACATTTCCCACAATTCCCTTGTCTATCTCTTTCCTCCTACGGTTGGGAGTTGAGAATCTCTTCCGATCAGATCGAACTTCCTTAAACTCATCGGAAAGTAGAGTCTCCGGTAGAGGTGATAAAGATCTCTGCTTGTTGGTAATGGGATTTCTCTGGATCTGTGAATAACTTGGATTTTCGTTATGATTACCAGGAGTTTCCCTGTTTGTGGGTCTAGAGTTCAACCCCGAAATCCAGTCTATCTGAACAATGAAAGGAACGGAGGCCAATCTTGAAGAGTCCCAACGATGACAAACAGTGTGGGAAAATTTTGTTCTTCTGATCCAAGAGCTAGCGTCTTCCTCCATCAATTTTTTTCCCGTCAATAATTCCTTGAAACACTCCCTTTCAAAACCTCCTGAATCTTCCTCTTCTGCaccttcttctcctttttctaCTGAGAAGAAGGATTGGAAAACAATAGGGAATTCCTACTCAAAACAACACCAgaacccaaatttttttattttttccaaacatATCAACAATCCAAACgtgtaaactaataaaaatcaaacttttcCATCAATAAAATCAGAAAACCATCAATACCCATTGCGTATGAGACTAACAaactctaatttattttcacaaACCCATTTAGGATAGATATATACGAGCCCTCAAATAGATAGTGAGAGATAGAGAGTCGCTGATAAAATGAGAGGATACATGAGCTGGAGGGCTCGTGGCCCTGTATGGAAGTACCGGAGAGGAGTTCCGATGGTCACCGGCGGCGGACCCAGTATCTAAACAGTGAGAGGAAGATAGTGAGAGATTtatgaaaaagagagagagcgcCGGAGGTCTGAGATACCGGAGACGTTCGCCACGAGGGAGAGGAAGCGCCGGCGAAGGAGATGCGGGTCTGGGAGGAGAGGGAGGTCGCGGGGTTGACAGCTGATGTTGCCATTTCGGAAAAGGAATTACGGTAAAATGAAACTTTTTTAATTGAGATGAAGGAggagaatttaataaaaaataataaagattatAATGGTATGTATTGTACTAttcttattctcttttcctAAGAAATAGGTAGCATTCCTATTCTatgccacattttttttttttaaacaataaaattataataatattgttaaaccaatattataagcattaattggattatttatctattttttattctagATCTATTCAGATTTAAAAAAAGGCTTCCTAGTAATCATCATCCATGTAGGAACTACTTGGTCAGTATACCATTGgcctatttttaaaaaactttgggAGTCCAAACCACTAATATACAGCCTTTGTATTCTTCTCCATCAACTGTAATTTGAGTATACTAGCATGCACAGAAGGCACTCCTAGCAACCCCAAACCCGTAAGGTGATTAATCatcatttattttgatttattaaaactaataaaaggttattttgataaaaataaactaagGTAAATTTCGATATAGCCTATTCATTATTTTGAGAGACACACCATTAGCATCGGCTCATATTAGTGTTTTCCAAAATATGCAAGTGGTACTAACCAATTGGGCCGACGAGATCTTCGCACATGTTCCATGCAAGTGGCGCTCATAGGGCTTGTTGGGGATCAACTAGCAACCCCAAACTCGTAAGGTGATTAATCatcatttattttgatttattaaaactaataaaaagttattttgaTAAGAATAAACTAAGGTAAATTTCAATATATCCTCTTCATTATTTTGAAAGACATACTATTAGCATCGGCACATATTAGTGTTTTCCAAAATATGCAAGTGGTACTAACCAGTTGGGCCTATGAACCGTTGGCATATGTTCCATACTAGCTTATATGAACCTAGATCGATTCACTCTAAATtcgtattaaattatttggtattgaaaattatgttcagattttaatggtcactatgacccctaatcaacttatgattagaaatcttggtatacattgaagatgccacaataggtgatagatgtcctattaataagtcaaattaaaacactcgatctctattcgatgttttaggtgttcaaagagaacaaagacaattcttctcacaaataatttatgaataataatctaagctgctttttaattgaaaaataagcatttaaatatgctaaagtcacaaaacaagAACCCTAGAAACAATTGGataaaattcagccaacatAAAATAGGATTAAGAAAGTTTCGAATTTCCtatgtttcctaaactaatttgaattaattaattccttaattttgaaatatgttaattaatttataatcaaaatacaaaatatcaaccttcctaaattaatttttctagtaaataattaaattaaaaccaaaataaaaatttatttcttaaaacaaaagtcaaagtttcaaattaagaaactagttaACTTATTTGTCAAACAAGCTATTTTTGTCTAATCACTAGCTAGTTTAGGCTTTAAATTAAGCTCCaatataccatgtaggatgccaaataggattagattTGATTCCtatatgttgcccttgattggaataagcaaAGCTTGCTTGAACAATAAGAAAGACCCTTCCCAGCACCAAAACCACTCAAAATTAGCCAAGTTGATCTCAATGCACAAATGTGTTGTATGTTCGGTCTTGCTACTACTTTGGcttgatttcatgacctcttGGTGTGTTTAATCATGTTCACAAGCTAAGACACTAGTCCTTTGCTGCCTGGAGTCTgtagatgcaccaaaatagcttccCGGGTACATttccgccttcataacttggacgCATAAGATAAGTGTTGGATTTTCAGGTATTGACATGCCATTTTGAGACTTAATAACACCTTgcatgaagctaaccagattgtccttaaatttcttagcTTCTGCTCTTGTGATTAGCCATGTCTTCAATTGTACAGGATCAACACCTCAGCGAGTAATTAGTTGTATGGGTACAAGCAAATTCTCacatttccctcctcttgaaaataatttgtcctcaaatcaaaatcatcatctgcaGCAAatggagacaaatcagcaacattaaatgtagcactcacattatagtCATATGGTTtgtcaagtttgta comes from Ziziphus jujuba cultivar Dongzao chromosome 6, ASM3175591v1 and encodes:
- the LOC107435406 gene encoding serine/threonine/tyrosine-protein kinase HT1, which produces MEEDASSWIRRTKFSHTVCHRWDSSRLASVPFIVQIDWISGLNSRPTNRETPGNHNENPSYSQIQRNPITNKQRSLSPLPETLLSDEFKEVRSDRKRFSTPNRRRKEIDKGIVGNVFHKDSHVSKAWNSSTSPLRHLASMKVNNKLKNRKESPWAKYFDHTGGRVTAVEAADEWSVDMSQLFLGLKFAHGAHSRLYHGIYFDEPVAVKIIRVPDDDESGALAARLEKQFSREVHLLSRLHHQNVIKFKAACRKPPVYCVITEYLSEGSLRAYLHKLEHKSLPLQKLIVIALDIACGMEFIHSQRVIHRDLKPENILIDRDFRLKVADFGIACEEAYCDSLADDPGTYRWMAPELIKHKSYGRKVDVYSFGLILWEMVAGTIPYEDMNPIQAAFAVVNKNLRPDIPGDCPPAMRALIEQCWSLQPDKRPEFWQIVKVLEQFESSLAYDGTLSLVLNQTGHDHKKKLLLWIQKLGPVNSNSLSMSKPKPRRKLY